In the Spirochaetia bacterium 38H-sp genome, TCAGAGCTCTTTCTCATCTGCCTGATAATAAGCAGAGTAAGAATGAGACCTGTGACAAAAACAAACCAACCTATAGCAGATGCCGACCCCATTTCCCAGTATCTAAAGGCCTTTGTATATAGATAAAAAACAAGAAAGGACAGACTATTATTCTTACCCATTGTCACATGTCGGGAACCACCTATATTGGCAAGGGCAGCAGGTAGATCAAAAATTCTCAGACCGTATATCAGACCACTTATAAGTTGAAAAAAGATAACAGGTGAAAGAAGAGGAACTGTTATCTTAAAAAACCTCGTCCACCAGCCAGCACCATCCATTGCAGCAGCTTCATAATAAGAACGTGGAAGATTGCTTATACCAGCAAGAAAAATTATCATACTAGCTCCCACTGTCCAAAAATTGACAATAATAACTGTCCATATTCCCATTCTTGTGTCACCAAGCCATTCTATGGCAGGCAGCCCCAGTTTCTTTAATATGAGGTTTATAAGACCATAATTTTCTGTACCAAAAATTGGAGCCATCATAAGGCCC is a window encoding:
- a CDS encoding sugar ABC transporter permease, whose protein sequence is MKQTNVSTLLKNRNRKGIFYILPWVAGFILLQLFPIAYSFFISLNKWDLLGTPEFVGLNNYTELLNDEVFFLAIRNNLLFMLFAVGLGLFLALFIASLISEPFLPARRVFRVVFYLPSLVMPVALGLMMAPIFGTENYGLINLILKKLGLPAIEWLGDTRMGIWTVIIVNFWTVGASMIIFLAGISNLPRSYYEAAAMDGAGWWTRFFKITVPLLSPVIFFQLISGLIYGLRIFDLPAALANIGGSRHVTMGKNNSLSFLVFYLYTKAFRYWEMGSASAIGWFVFVTGLILTLLIIRQMRKSSEAV